From Alosa sapidissima isolate fAloSap1 chromosome 7, fAloSap1.pri, whole genome shotgun sequence, the proteins below share one genomic window:
- the mipa gene encoding major intrinsic protein of lens fiber a: MWEFRSMTFWRAVFAEFYGTMFFVFFGLGAALRWTTGPHNVLHIAFCFGLAAATLIQSIGHISGGHINPAVTFAYLIGSQMSLFRAVFYICAQCLGALAGAAVLYGVTPNNMRGNLALNTLQPGISLGMATTMEVFLTMQLVVCIFAVTDERRNGRLGSAALAIGFSVLMGHLLGMYYTGAGMNPARSFAPAVMVRNFVNHWVYWVGPMIGGAMGALLYDFMLFPRMRGLAERLAVLKGNRPPEAEGQQDTRGEPIELKTQAL; encoded by the exons ATGTGGGAGTTCCGGTCCATGACGTTCTGGCGGGCGGTGTTTGCCGAGTTCTATGGCACCATGTTCTTCGTGTTCTTTGGCCTGGGAGCGGCCCTCCGCTGGACCACCGGGCCTCACAACGTTCTCCACATCGCCTTCTGCTTTGGGCTGGCGGCCGCCACGCTCATCCAGTCCATTGGCCACATCAGCGGCGGACACATCAACCCGGCCGTCACCTTCGCCTACCTGATCGGCTCTCAGATGTCCCTGTTCCGCGCCGTCTTCTACATCTGCGCCCAGTGCCTAGGAGCCCTGGCCGGTGCTGCCGTGCTATATGGGGTCACACCCAACAACATGAGGGgtaacctggctctcaacaca CTGCAGCCTGGCATAAGCCTGGGCATGGCCACCACCATGGAGGTGTTCCTCACCATGCAATTGGTCGTCTGCATCTTCGCCGTGACAGACGAGAGGAGGAACGGCCGCCTGGGCTCCGCCGCCCTGGCCATTGGCTTCTCTGTGCTCATGGGTCACCTCCTGGGG ATGTACTACACTGGAGCTGGAATGAACCCTGCCAGATCTTTTGCCCCTGCTGTGATGGTCAGAAACTTTGTAAACCACTGG GTGTACTGGGTAGGTCCCATGATTGGTGGGGCCATGGGCGCTCTGCTCTACGACTTCATGCTGTTCCCCCGCATGCGTGGACTGGCCGAGAGGCTGGCCGTGCTCAAGGGCAACAGACCCCCTGAGGCTGAGGGACAGCAGGACACCAGGGGAGAGCCCATCGAGCTGAAGACACAGGCCTTATAA
- the LOC121714293 gene encoding prostaglandin E synthase 3-like isoform X3: MQSASAKWYDRRDAVFVEFCVEDTKDLQVKFEPSKLIFSCVGGTDNAKHLNEVDLFGAIDPNDSKHKRTDRSVLCCLRKSEVGKSWPRLTKEKAKLNWLSVDFNNWKDWEDDSDEEFSNYDRFSEMMNSMGGEDDLPDVDPADDEDSADSDDENRGWKKEAAD; the protein is encoded by the exons GCAGTCAGCCAGTGCTAAGTGGTATGACAGAAGGGATGCAGTCTTTGTGGAATTTTGTGTAGAAGACACTAAAGATCTCCAAGTAAAATTCGAGCCATCAAAACTTATTTTCAG CTGTGTTGGGGGAACAGATAACGCTAAACACCTAAATGAAGTTGATCTCTTTGGGGCGATTGACCCAAAT GACTCAAAGCACAAGCGCACAGacaggtctgtgttgtgttgtctacGGAAGTCTGAGGTTGGGAAGTCATGGCCTCGATTAACAAAAGAAAAGGCAAAG CTCAATTGGCTCAGTGTGGACTTCAATAACTGGAAAGACTGGGAAGATGACTCGGATGAAGAATTCTCCAATTACGATCGCTTCTCAGAG ATGATGAACAGCATGGGAGGGGAAGATGATCTACCAGATGTGGATCCTGCAGATGAT GAGGACTCTGCCGATAGTGATGATGAAA ATAGAGGCTGGAAGAAGGAAGCTGCAGATTAA